GAACGATCTGAAATTTTGGGAGTGGATGAGttcattttaagctttaaatttatattcattatgAAGAAATCGATCaacttccaagtgagtcctaaagtaattattttataaaatcccATTTTCTTCATAGAGGTAAAGGTGGGTAAAACAGAATTGGTCATTTTATCCTTTCACCTATGAAAGGgcactttgaaaaaagttttaaatacctttcagttccTTCAATGGGAtttcaatgaaacaaaatttaatgttgGTAGGACATAAACGAAAAAGCTTAATACTGGGCAAATAAGGTCAAAAACACTTCACTGAGATGGCTCCGGTTAAATTCAGCGGCAGATTTGAGATTCTGAGGAAatttcacgtgtgataaatgatATTCCAGACTTTCAAACCGGCggcttcatatttttttccattttgtgaccgaattttcccattgtgcatTGAACGGTTTATTTGGAagacacccccccccccctcctcaaAAGGGACCGTCtccaaattgaatttcattagAACTAtaagttctcataataagctttCTTAACAAACATCCGCCTCTTTGAATATATAATGGCTGAGCCTTCAgaaggttttaaaaatgttcaaccattggaaaaaatcggacaacatgaGGCACGATGTAAATTTTGCTTGTGCAACTATTAGGCACAAACatgctgttttaaatgatgttttcaaatttttatgtcactgtTTTCGatcacttgaacttttggatcttgttgaccaatcctgtgtGAGTGcaatccacaaaaaaaaatcgagtgaattccATTGAAATGACAAATTCAGcagaaaaaccaaaatcatgtgcttagcttttcaacgattggcaaatcaccctatctTCCATTTCCAAAACAGTGTTTTTTAAGAACCATCCCGTTTAAATtggacatattttgaaaaaataaacaacgatTTTTACTAATAATATTGGGAGTTTGATAACTAGATTGTCTGTATGATTAAAGTTGAGATGATCCGTTacataatcaatttttttttaattgtgataAGTCGAAAATAACATCACAAACAGTCAAAATCATACGATATTTTAACATAAGTTACACATGCCAAATCAGGAGCACTCacctttcttatttttaaatatctcggactgcataacatcattttaaaatctcttgtttgtttattaaaggtgaataaattaatatgctatcgatcatctgaattTCATATTTCCGTATGatcaacaatattgttgatattaatgaagttttggaaaaaaaattaaaaaaattacagagaaaaaattttattaatcgaCAGTTTTATACTCAAttgtaacattaaaaaatctgattttcaatGGACCAAAAATGTCGATATACAATggtttcaagtggttatttatcgaTATACAATGATTTCAAGTTGTTATTTATCGaattcggttgaaaattgaagctGTTCATTTTAGTAAAACAGTAATATTTGCATTTCTGAATAATTTATCGAACCACAGTGTACTAATCTTAATATAGgaagaattaataaaaataaatttcactctctctcaaaactaaaattgatcattagcttaccaaaagttAGCATGCCAAATTCGAGCAAGATCTGACCATTGGGAgaggttgcttgagtctcaaacgtgaatggGATTTTAAGCTATTTTGCTCAAGAGAAGCAAAACATACTGGTTTTCCATTGATAACTTTCTTCTTCATTGATTGACtgctttttatgaatattttcctTAAAGTCTAAATAAAaatgcaacacgattggacttaaacCAAAAATATAATTGCAGTTTGAAGATTGTATTTTGACCGCAAATTGTCGTCTAAAAATCAATGCGTAAAATGTACTCACTAGAAGTTAGACGACAATTTTCGGCCAAAATACATGCTATGAAACGcaaaagcatttttttgtttaaagttcaATCGTGTTGCAATCTTGGGATCAATTAATTGTCTTAATATAgacttttagaaaaatatttataaaaagcaGTCAGTCaatgaaaaaagtaatcaatcaaaaaccagtattttttgcatCTTTCGAGCGAAACACCTAAAAATCACATTCACACCTGAGACTCAAGCAGCCCCTTCCCACGAACGAAactaacttaaattttgcatgtgaccttctggtaagttaatgatcaattttaactTGCGAGTGACATCtatcatgtttaattcttcctgTAATAAAGTAAGTACACTGCAATTCgtttaaattatccaaaaaatgcTAATAATACTGTTTAAGTAAAAATGCATAACTTCTTcagttttcaaccgattttgattaacaaccacttgaaatcaaTGTTTCATATTGATATTCACGGTCCatttaaaatcagatttttaaaatgttaccatAAAGACTAACACTATCGATAGCACAAAATTTTCTGAACTGAAGAATTAttcaccgtaaatttattttataaaactattttatcGGCTACATCGGTGCAGTTTTAATTTCTTTGAGagagaatatttaagaattgaaagattatagacggatagaagattacaataaggtgaaagatgttaaaaatgagcgaaagatgaaatgtgatgaaaagtttttaaaattttaatttctctttgttcattttcaacatctttcaccttattcttaTCTCCTATCCGgcttaaattttccaatttttaaatattctccctcaaaaaatatacaatttcaccgatatagccgaaaaaataatttcataaaacaaatttttctctaaaaaaattcattgttaaTTTCTTTATCCTTCACAACTTCgctaatatcaacaaaactgttgATGATTCGCAAGAATCATCTTCAGATGTTCGATAGCAAATTTTTCACcttcaataaacaaaaaagagatttcaaactATTGTAATGTAGTCggagatatttgaatataagtgcaagttttgtcatttttgccatttttgtcatttttgtcatttttgtcatttttgtcatttttgtcatttttgtcatttttgtcatttttgtcatttttgtcatttttgtcatttttgtcatttttgtcatttttgtcatttttgtcatttttgtcatttttgtcatttttgttatttttgtcatttttgtcatttttgtcatttttgtcatttttgtcatttttgtcatttttgtcatttttgtcatttttgtcatttttgtcatttttgtcatttttgtcatttttgtcatttttgtcatttttgtcatttttgtcatttttgtcatttttgtcattgtgtaggggagagtggggatacttgatccccttttcttattttcactatatctttttgaaaaaaaattaacaactcgcacccttttacattttctgacagcgtgtagcttcaagtttctatgctccaaaaaataaaaccatactTGAaaccgtagatgaactagaagcattttcgtgggattaaaaaatttgcgatatttttgaagttgagGGACACTTGATCatctattgaaggagacttgatcctttattcaggaaccCCTTACCCTTGGAAAAAACAAACCataccccaagatagaatgtcatttgactattttggtcatttttgttctcatttcacaatttataactgacagaagaagaaaattgtataactttgtctcaactcTAAAAACATTGCAGACTTAAAGGCGCTATGTTCTATAATTaagtaaaaattaattatataaGCCCTGATAAGACAATTgttggtttttatttatttcgtctttggtttaaattaccgtacagactgataacttaaaaactactaaattctgcttaaacctaatttaaaacgacgtttgcacatattaaaattaaacaaatgatacactaaattaaaaagttcacaacacttgtcaataggatGGTTTTGACCATAAGCAGTACGGTGGTGAggtattgaaagaaactgacgttgtcaAAGTgttctcgtaatcagcaatgatcacgatcaattcagaagaaaaatacacagttttcaactctagggatcaattgaacctaCATAcaatcaacatttaaaaaaacctttttctgaaaaaaagttgagagttttccatttctttgaaaatatagtattatgaaattcatattacgctcgaacgattggtatattggaacaaatatttcgGTTATAATTTTTcgatgtaaggaacattttaaagggatgaaaaaagatcttcaagtcacatttcgttaaatttttaaaacaaagttcaattactcaaacaattattttgttaaaatttcttgcGCTTTAAGCAATATTGTTTTActtcatttggcacattttttttgaacatttgatctttgtaagacatttcagtttcgagatatagccaAGGAATGAAGTATCCccggggatcaagtatcctcactttCTCCTGTGTATTTTATTGCAGTTTCAACAGAGCATTCATAATTCTTTCAATACAACTAAAAAAGTATGTTTAGTAAAATATTTGTTAGCGTTTCAAAACAACCTTGAAACAAATAGTCGAAAtgagaatataagcatttttcatgactttAAAAAACCGTCATGCACTaaaaaatgcaataataaaacttcctaatgctggTTGGcctaatctgtgttacttgcaATTGCTGATATTTATCTATCTTGATggcatttaaatttattttcaataacgTTTATGAATAAGcggcagggccggattaagccatcggggggcccagggcaatttttctcgggggcccctataatttgatttttattttcaaatgctatcccagggaatacaaaaccttttaagcgggtaaaagaactggagattaGTTTAGTACACTATCTTCAAATGTTGctgcgtagaaaatagtttctggtatcttcaaataattgttgattaatcacgtgcaaacattgcggaaaactttagaaatttcttaaaaatgaaagctctgatttAAATGcaataaatgcaaaatttaattctctttattttttttaatatccttatcaccaactaaaactctctaattttgaaaaaaatgaccggatgtaaaatatctatccggtccGGTTCGGTGATTTTAGTTCATCATTGATCATTTGATTTGTGTTTCTTTGGGAAATATTAACCTAGTGACAATCATCATAAAGAttttaaacatagaaaaaaaatcaaataaaataaacaaaataacttaatccacattccatagagatacagatataagagattaagaattcaaaaccttGAATCACGtgatattcagaaccaaaattcagtgtctcatATTGTGTTATACTTTTGTAAGTAATGAAAACgaggagatgttttttctttattttacctgttctaTACAGAATATCGTTACTGATATATTTcgataaacaaaaatgaaaatttgaggtgttttacctcatattcttttttttctaattcggttttttccagattttggttcgaaaattttgaaattcaatagaaAGATTTTTATATTATCAGCTCTcaaaatgtgggagagctcctGCGCTGCTTACTCTAAAGGGACACCTTACTTTTTTAAGattattctagatattatttcacgagGGCCCCTttatttgttatatttcaagttttcattccaattttctagttttgatttcttctcATGGATTTGTAGCAGACTGCTACTAGCAGTATGATTGaggtaatgttaaaaaaaatttcccacgGGGGGCCCCTGAgacggggggcccggggcaattgccccttttgccccccctttaatccggccttgataAGCGGCTTAAGTAAGCGATCGCTTACACTTATTAATATTTAAGTAGTTTTGAAGCGATCACTAACTTTTACTGAGTTAAAGATTAAACAtacggttttaatttttcagtgaGTGATGCCGAACAACGTCGGTGTATGATTTGCGGGTTGATAAATTatgataatgaaaataatacctctatttattaaaaaaaaactgttgatgaaaaaaatccatttttaaacgAACCGTTAACTCTTCAAGCTCCAATCAATTTATGAATTGGACcccaaaaataaacacaaaatttgaataagaagatgagaaaaatgaaaattgctgAAATCCACTTGAACGGttaacaatgaatgtttctccaattcaaaaatgcaatctctacaattttgccagtttgccaaacttttcgatttcGCTGCGTTTGTTTCCATTCCATTTGGCTATAAATATTGATTGTTATGCTCAAATCTGCATCAGTTGTTCAAAAGAGTTCGGCAGATCTCATCCATCTTTGAGAAGTAACCAAACCATCAATCACACCCACAAAAAGCAGTATGCTCAAGGTAAATAGCCAGCAAATGTACTCAATTATTCAATCATGATTTTCCAATCACTCACGCGCTTACCATATCATGGATCTGATTGGATAATTTCAGCACGTTACCATACTCGTTTGTTTTGGCGCCATCGCCCTCGCTCTGCCATACAAATCAGATCCCGAACCTCATCATGTGGAGCATCACGAAACGCACAGCCACCCACTATATCAGTTCGAGTACGGAGTCAAAGATGGACACACGGGAGATTACAAATCCCAGTGGGAACATCGCGATGGCGATCAGGTTAAGGGTCTGTACACTTTGGTCGAGCCGGATGGCGGACATCGAATTGTTGAGTATCAATCGGACAATCACGGAGGAATCGATATCCAAGTGAAGAAGGTTTCCGGATCGTCTAAGGGTGAAGAAAGCTATTACAAACCCAAACAGTCAGCCGGTGGTCTGTATGTGGGAGAAAGCTACGCTAGTGTTAAAAAACTGTGATTCATACGTTATTAGtgaggtgataaatatgttccTGTAAAATTTATACACGTATCTAGAAGatgaaacaaatttaatataTAATCATTCTTAACATTTTAATAGAATTCCTAC
This sequence is a window from Uranotaenia lowii strain MFRU-FL chromosome 3, ASM2978415v1, whole genome shotgun sequence. Protein-coding genes within it:
- the LOC129754095 gene encoding cuticle protein 8-like, with the translated sequence MLKHVTILVCFGAIALALPYKSDPEPHHVEHHETHSHPLYQFEYGVKDGHTGDYKSQWEHRDGDQVKGLYTLVEPDGGHRIVEYQSDNHGGIDIQVKKVSGSSKGEESYYKPKQSAGGLYVGESYASVKKL